Part of the Oscillospiraceae bacterium genome, CCATCGTGCTCGCGGCCGTCCTCTGCGCCACCGGCGTCGGGATCGGTTATATGGGCGTACGGAGCGCGCTGGCAAGGGCCTCGTCAAGCGGCGCGCTGGCCGCGCCCGGTCTGTTGGCGCTTGTGGCGGCGGCTGTCTCGATTCTTGTGAAGGAGGGGCTTTACCGCTACACCCGAGCGGCGGCGGAGCGGACCGACTCCTGCGCTCTGAAGGCGGACGCCTGGCACCATCGCTCGGACGCGCTCTCGTCCGTCGGCAGCTTCGCCGGCATCCTCGGCGCGCGGCTTGGCCTTCCGATTCTGGACCCGCTGGCCGGCGCCATTCTCTGCGTGTTCATCGTCAAGGCGGCCGTCACAATTTTCCTCGATTCCGTCGCCCGGATGACGGACCGGGCCTGCGACGACGAGACGGCGGCCCAGATCTTCGCGGTGGCAGCCCGGCAGTTTGGCGTGCGGGGCATCGATCAATTCCGGACGCGGCTCTTCGGCAGCCGCATGTACGTGGACGTGGAGATCCGCGCCGACGGCGCGGTTCCCCTGCGTGAAGCCCACGACATCGCCCAACGCGTCCACGACGCCATCGAAGCGGAATTCCCTTCCGTCAAACACTGCATGGTCCACGTAAACCCGGACGACAAAACAAACGAGCGCCTCTGACGATGTATTTTTGATGCGTTTGTCCCGAGTGTTGTAAAGTTTGATGTTGTATTTTACGAATAAAAGTGCTATACTGTCAGCAGAAGGAGTTGATGGTATGCCGAATATCAAACCGGTTTCGGATTTGCGAAACTATAATGAAGTCTTACGTGGGGTGAGCATGGGCGACCCTGTATTTCTGACAAAAAACGGACGCGGACGCTATGCGATTCTTGATCTGCGCGAGTACGAAAAAACACAGGCAACGCTCAAACTCATGTCGGAACTTGCCAAAGGTGAAAAAAGCGGGCATGAACAAGGCTGGCTTACATCGGAGGAAGTCGAGGTAAGTTTGGGTGTAAACAATGGGTAAAATCCACTACTCACGGGAAGCAAGGGCAGATCTTGCGAACATAAAAGAAT contains:
- a CDS encoding cation diffusion facilitator family transporter, which produces MEAKHAARTVLRVSRHGIAVNLLLAGFKLAAGLIAHSSAMISDAVHTLSDVLSTVAVMIGVMLSSRASDKEHPYGHERLECVAAIVLAAVLCATGVGIGYMGVRSALARASSSGALAAPGLLALVAAAVSILVKEGLYRYTRAAAERTDSCALKADAWHHRSDALSSVGSFAGILGARLGLPILDPLAGAILCVFIVKAAVTIFLDSVARMTDRACDDETAAQIFAVAARQFGVRGIDQFRTRLFGSRMYVDVEIRADGAVPLREAHDIAQRVHDAIEAEFPSVKHCMVHVNPDDKTNERL
- a CDS encoding type II toxin-antitoxin system prevent-host-death family antitoxin, whose amino-acid sequence is MPNIKPVSDLRNYNEVLRGVSMGDPVFLTKNGRGRYAILDLREYEKTQATLKLMSELAKGEKSGHEQGWLTSEEVEVSLGVNNG